A window from Opitutia bacterium ISCC 52 encodes these proteins:
- a CDS encoding UTP--glucose-1-phosphate uridylyltransferase, producing MSSLVKLITSTDKTERDTPLEEAIHGLSFHELELECAALDELRRQSENLYEKVRALFFLYAIHRFHLPKHYTPKQTGLLSFDANELILNRRFEEGIDLLLEEQASNDLNDTLSSALAYAYYHLALQYLANQVRRSVRSVKGNQWMFRMGHPSSHPLRVRKELLNRDGESDPYPIIHETTPVRMDLTHSGWSDIFFLGMDLPEAARVLNISVNLAVWGRDKAPLPPVECFFRVIDKPVISLISLDLKTSAEVTSLEDLFNFGMDYLGLVKAAIIAAGLVPPGIEGSGQSLESVLESLLGPGKGFELVSHVRDIPKGSRLAVSTNLLACLISACMRATGQTTSMEGSLEETERRIVAARAILGEWLGGSGGGWQDSGGVWPGIKTIFGELASEVDPEHGISRGCLLPRHHLLNTKISDDTIQKLQDSLILVHGGMAQNVGPILEMVTEKYLLRSNDEWEGRKLAIELFDKIVDCLKSGDIQELAKLTTQNFFEPIQTIIPWATTFYTEQLIQKIKAELGDQFWGFVMLGGMSGGGMGFFVDPSAKQEALSKIHEIMLSTKGELDKSLPFAMDPVVYEFTINPNGTFGEVLEGKSALLPPVYYKQVIPNLVKEDIKDMASDRLAELQAFTRYCDDNQQFQEAIPQFFKQLLPDSESKDENKGNLDQLLKENGFDTIQHETVRQHLQTGRIGLAQNRFPTTTTIEDVEPEDLYDGTGAVDGATYYTGETAIRNGEVAVVSLAAGVGSRWTEGAGVVKGLHPFCKFDGQHRSFIETHLAKSRKIGQEFGEYPLHVITSSYLTHQPIQSYLEGVNNYDYEGNLYVSKGKYIGLRMIPMERDLRFAWEEVTEQVLDERAQKMKESVRDALAGWARSSGEGNDYRDNLLLQCLHPVGHWYEIPTLLRNGTLSAMLKERPQLKYLMLHNIDTLGANVDPAFLGIHIQSGKDFSFEVITRRYEDRGGGLARINGKPQLVEGLSLPSEEEEYKLSYYNSMTTWISIPRLLELFDLNQEDLDNEEVVAEKIRRVANRMPTYITIKEVKKRWGHAKEDIFPVSQFEKLWGDMTAFQGAECGFISVPRNRGQQMKAQAQLDGWLRDGSAKYLESICSWSEAK from the coding sequence ATGAGCAGCCTGGTAAAACTGATAACCTCGACGGATAAAACCGAACGGGACACTCCACTCGAGGAGGCCATCCATGGTCTGTCTTTCCATGAGCTTGAGCTCGAATGCGCGGCTTTGGACGAGTTGCGCCGCCAAAGCGAAAACCTCTATGAGAAGGTTCGAGCGCTTTTCTTTCTATATGCCATTCATCGCTTTCACCTGCCAAAGCACTACACTCCCAAACAAACAGGTCTCCTTTCTTTTGATGCCAATGAGCTCATCCTCAATCGCCGATTTGAGGAGGGCATAGACCTTCTTCTGGAAGAGCAGGCATCCAATGATTTAAATGACACACTCTCGAGCGCGCTGGCCTATGCCTACTATCATTTGGCGCTACAATACTTGGCCAACCAGGTACGCCGCAGTGTTCGTTCGGTGAAAGGCAATCAATGGATGTTTCGCATGGGGCATCCGAGTAGCCACCCTCTGCGTGTGCGCAAAGAGTTACTGAATCGCGACGGCGAATCGGATCCCTACCCCATCATCCATGAGACCACCCCGGTAAGGATGGACCTGACCCACAGTGGTTGGAGCGATATCTTCTTTCTGGGAATGGATCTGCCGGAAGCAGCCCGGGTTCTAAATATTTCCGTTAACCTGGCCGTTTGGGGCCGAGACAAAGCCCCACTCCCACCGGTCGAGTGCTTTTTCCGCGTGATCGACAAACCGGTCATCAGTTTGATCAGCCTGGATCTCAAGACCTCAGCAGAAGTCACCAGCCTGGAGGATCTATTCAATTTCGGGATGGACTATTTGGGCCTGGTAAAAGCGGCGATCATTGCGGCTGGACTCGTTCCACCAGGGATTGAGGGTTCAGGGCAATCACTTGAGAGTGTGCTCGAATCACTCCTTGGACCTGGAAAAGGATTCGAGCTCGTAAGCCACGTGCGCGATATTCCCAAGGGATCGCGCTTGGCGGTCTCCACCAACTTGCTCGCCTGCCTGATCTCGGCCTGCATGCGTGCTACCGGACAAACCACCTCTATGGAAGGCTCACTGGAAGAGACCGAGCGACGTATCGTTGCAGCTCGGGCAATCCTAGGAGAATGGCTGGGCGGCTCGGGCGGAGGATGGCAAGACTCAGGCGGAGTATGGCCAGGTATTAAAACCATTTTCGGCGAACTGGCTTCGGAAGTTGATCCAGAGCATGGCATCAGCCGGGGGTGCCTACTACCACGTCACCATTTGTTGAATACAAAGATTAGTGACGATACTATTCAGAAGTTGCAGGACAGTTTGATTCTGGTCCATGGAGGCATGGCTCAGAACGTGGGGCCCATTCTGGAAATGGTAACAGAGAAGTACTTGCTTCGCTCCAATGACGAATGGGAAGGGCGCAAGCTCGCCATCGAACTCTTCGACAAAATCGTCGACTGCCTGAAGTCCGGAGACATCCAAGAGCTGGCTAAACTGACCACTCAAAATTTCTTTGAGCCCATCCAAACTATCATTCCCTGGGCAACGACCTTTTACACGGAGCAATTGATCCAGAAGATCAAAGCTGAGTTGGGCGACCAATTCTGGGGATTCGTAATGCTCGGTGGCATGTCTGGAGGCGGTATGGGTTTCTTCGTCGATCCGTCAGCCAAGCAAGAAGCACTTTCCAAGATCCACGAGATTATGCTCTCCACCAAAGGCGAGCTGGATAAGTCGCTCCCCTTTGCCATGGATCCCGTGGTTTATGAATTTACGATCAATCCCAACGGCACCTTTGGCGAAGTCCTGGAAGGAAAAAGCGCCCTTCTCCCTCCTGTCTATTACAAGCAGGTCATTCCAAACCTGGTAAAGGAAGACATTAAAGATATGGCGTCTGATCGTCTAGCCGAGTTGCAAGCCTTTACTCGCTATTGTGACGACAACCAGCAATTCCAGGAAGCCATTCCACAATTCTTCAAACAGTTGCTCCCCGACTCCGAATCGAAGGACGAAAACAAAGGCAACTTGGATCAATTGCTTAAGGAAAATGGTTTCGACACCATTCAACACGAAACCGTTCGACAACACTTACAGACGGGCAGGATAGGCCTGGCTCAAAATCGTTTTCCCACCACCACTACCATTGAGGATGTGGAACCGGAGGATCTTTACGATGGCACCGGTGCTGTTGATGGAGCGACCTACTACACAGGTGAGACTGCCATTCGAAATGGTGAGGTCGCCGTGGTTTCTCTGGCCGCTGGTGTCGGCAGTCGTTGGACAGAGGGCGCGGGAGTCGTAAAAGGCTTACACCCATTTTGTAAGTTTGACGGACAACACCGCTCCTTCATTGAAACGCACTTGGCAAAAAGCAGAAAGATCGGACAAGAATTTGGCGAATATCCTCTGCATGTCATCACGAGTAGTTACCTGACCCACCAACCCATTCAGAGCTATTTGGAAGGCGTAAACAACTATGACTACGAGGGTAATCTCTATGTATCCAAAGGTAAGTACATCGGCCTTCGCATGATTCCTATGGAGCGAGACCTGCGTTTTGCATGGGAGGAAGTGACGGAACAAGTGTTAGACGAACGCGCCCAGAAAATGAAAGAAAGCGTCCGCGATGCATTAGCCGGCTGGGCACGCTCATCGGGTGAAGGAAATGATTACCGCGACAACTTGCTGCTTCAATGTTTGCACCCCGTTGGTCATTGGTACGAAATTCCCACGCTTTTAAGAAACGGCACCCTCAGCGCCATGCTGAAAGAGCGCCCGCAGCTTAAATACCTCATGCTGCACAACATCGATACGTTGGGCGCTAATGTAGACCCGGCTTTCCTCGGCATCCATATTCAGTCAGGCAAAGACTTTTCGTTCGAAGTGATCACTCGTCGTTACGAAGACCGTGGTGGCGGCTTGGCGAGAATCAATGGAAAACCCCAACTCGTTGAAGGACTGAGTCTGCCATCGGAAGAGGAAGAGTATAAACTTTCCTACTACAACAGTATGACTACTTGGATCTCCATTCCACGACTGCTGGAGCTCTTCGATCTCAATCAGGAAGATCTGGACAACGAGGAAGTGGTCGCCGAAAAAATCCGCCGTGTGGCCAACCGCATGCCCACTTACATCACCATCAAGGAAGTGAAGAAACGGTGGGGCCATGCTAAGGAAGATATTTTCCCAGTGAGTCAGTTCGAAAAACTTTGGGGCGATATGACTGCCTTTCAAGGAGCCGAGTGTGGATTTATTTCCGTACCGCGAAATCGTGGACAGCAAATGAAAGCGCAGGCTCAACTCGACGGGTGGCTCCGTGATGGTTCAGCCAAATATCTGGAATCGATCTGTTCGTGGTCGGAAGCTAAATAA